From the genome of Medicago truncatula cultivar Jemalong A17 chromosome 2, MtrunA17r5.0-ANR, whole genome shotgun sequence:
aaatagtccctgatcccacttttgtgatgatttgcatacgtggcacattataactgaaccaattttgtagtttttggtccctgcaaaatattttttttttttaaaaaagtccctgcaaaattttttgtttttgaaaataatccctgagggactattttcaaaaacaaaaaattttgcagggaccaaaaataatttttttttacagggactaaaaccaaaacgaggcatatttgcagggactaaaaccatattttagcctttcaATCATTCCACATTGTTGTAAAAAGAGATCAAACAATTATGTGTTTACTCCCTATACCACACCTTATAATCAACAAAGTGCAAGTTATTTCAAAGGTAGTGAACTCATATCATGGGCACAAGATCCAACAAATGCGGTTTCGGGATTACAAGTAGATAGAATTGGCATTAACCAAATTATCATTACTGTGCCGCAAAAGTTCACCTTGAAAACACTAGAACTCGGTAATACTCGCGAACAAACAAATCTTTAATTTGTGAAAcccagggccggccctaggcataGTCCGGgggtgcgacggcctagggcccatgccaTTAGGGGGCCCAAATATGAGGTGTTTATATAGCAAAGTTCACTGAAAGGCCCAGAAAATTGATATGATGAAGGGAGGGGCTAAAATCTGTTAATGATTTAGGCCCTTTTGGTcagatttgctatatataccgTTCTATAACACAAAAGTTTCTATATGCACcctccctataaaaaaaattggtttttcttaataatgggctaaaaaaattattatcgaaATTTTTTTTGACGTTTTTTGGGCCttttgttcctaataatgtgcctaactaatattaaaaatatttgtgatatttattatccaagaaattgaaataatttacataacaaaacaaattatattttagttgaaaatgaggcaacaaaattaatcttaatcttgtCTTTCTGTGgttaaaaaattactaaattatatCAATATTGTAATGTCAAATTTCTTGAATTGGTTGAAAGCATtgcaaaattgaatttgatattgCAAGATCAAGCGAGACGCATTCATAATAATGAAACCGATGTGAGACACACTCATGATCATTTCGCATATGCTATTGTTCTCTTCTacggtattttattttgttttggtgtctataaagtatttgatttatttcagatattgcctaaaaaaaattatttggtgGTGAAAAAcgggaaaaaaacaaaatgaaaaaataataaatcacaacagttaactaaaaaaatttataacgTATTATACAAAAGGGTCATTTTCTCGTAATATGCCTAAAGCCCATAAAACTCTAGGAACGGCCCTGGTGAAACCTACTAGGTTAGCAATACCACACAAGGAGAGTAACTCAAACACTTTGTAAATTAATCATGTTTTTTATCTTCATTTCCTAAGTTGTCAACAGAATTGGCTCTAGTGTTTTCTAGGTGAACTTTTGCGGCAATGTGGCCCAGTTTCTTTATGCTAGCTCTGTCGACTTTGAAACGATGCGCAATCATATTTGTAGAATCTTGAGATCATGAGCTGAGTAAAAACCTTTGCAAAAATTTGTAGTTTGTTGATTATAAGACGTTCCACGAAGTAAACCCGCAATTGTTGGATCTTTTTTACAACAATATGAGATGGTTTCCTTAAATTTGGAGCAATCTCCTTCTTTAGTTTCCTACCCTCCAACCATGGTTCATATTATCTCTCCCATCTTCATTCTAATGACCATCCAGATGTCAATATATGACAATACTTTTGAAAATTGTTCATCGTAATGACGACacatacatttttgtttttagacatCACAGTTAATATCACGAGAAAATATAACTCAATACATTCTAAATGGTCATTGTTGCTGTTACAAATAAGAGTGTAATAAGTATACATTAACAAATGACTTAAacctttttaatattttgattgttACTAACTCAACCGTTAAAACCAGTTTCTATGTAGGATGTCTCCCACTTATTACCACTTTTTCATGTCATATGTAGTTTGTCCATTATGAGACCCTGAACAAAATTATCATGTGGAATCTAACCCTCCTAATGTGAATCAAAgtcttttttctaaaaattatagACACTAATAAACCCTTCACAGCAGaaccacaacatcaatcatgctcgctatttttatttctttttttgagttTTCTCTTTCTCCTTTTTGATTCTTCATACGCAATGCGTTGgttctatgattttttttttgtcaggttaGTTTCTGAGTAACGACAACAACTAAAAATTGAAGGGAGCTTTTAATTCACTTGGAAATCTTCAAAAGTATTCAACTTATCTTTGGAGGTAGAACGTTGCTAACTTACTGTCAATAATTATGTTGCAGCGTAGTTTATCATATTTTATGACATATTTATCgatttaattaaatgaaaggTGTTTTTGTGTGTCTGTGTTGGTTTGTTGATTAACAATTATGGTGTGTTATTGAATTGGTACTAGTGGCTTTAAGAGTTATCTCATGTTCAAGTCATTGTTATGATGGAATGTTATATAAAAATGGTTTGCATAGCATTATCTTGATTGGGCAGAAGGAAAAGAGGTATGCACTGTTAGTCTAGTTTTATTTTTGCTAGAGCAGTGATATTAAATGATTTAACTTGTACTCCATGAAGTAGTTCCAAGTTGAGAGGCATCccaaaaaatattagaagatttcacttatcatttctcttttaattaacaatgttgattttttaatatcCCTAGAAAAATCAATACACATTTAATATCTTTCATTCTATCTCAAGATGTCAAATAACATTCTTTCTCTAACACCGTCTCTCTccaattttctttatttatcatTATAGTTTTAATGGTGTTTATCTTGTGTCATTTGGACGAATTTTCGTTTAATCTTGTACAAAAAACTTTGGATTTCatcaattgaatttgaaaattgtttagTTTTGGACTTTCATGacatcaaatttcaaaatttaagatACTTTCTCCCAAACATTAGTTTACTAGCATGCCATATGATCTGTTTTGTATAGTCAAAATTCGTAAAgatctaaaactaaaaaatcttcaaattacaaagtTGAAATTCAACGTTTTTTTACATTGGGCTAAACCAAAACTCGCCCAAATGAGAGGGGTAAATATCATTTAACCCTATCATTTATTagatttacttatttatttcttttttctatctttCACATGTATTCAGCcacttttatatcttttttgaaattttgttgagAGTTTACATTGGAAGAGCTACATATGACATGAAAAAAGTGTGTTAATAAATGGGTGACATCCATCTCCATAGAAGTTGTTTTTGAAGGGTGAGTTAGACACAATCCAAATTTTAAGCAtggttaaataaattattggtGTATAATTATTACACTCAAATTTGTAATAGTTGTAACCATCATTTAGAATTGATTGAGTTTATAATGTTTAACGTTGCTTATATTGATATCtaagaaacaattaaaattGACATGTCGTTGTTACGGTGAACAACTTCCAATAGTATTATCCTACATCGACGCATAGATGGTTATTATGAAAGAGATGGGCAAAGAAAGAGATAATATGAGACAAGGTGGGAGGGTAGGCAACTAAAGAAGGAGATTGTTTGAAATTTAAGGAAAGCATCCCATGTTTTTGTAAAACCAATTGAACAATTGTGCATGCAATCCCAAAACGCCTTAAAGTCAACAAAGTGCAAGTTTTTTCAAATGTGATGAACTCAAATCATGGACACAAGATCCAACAAATGCGGTTGCAGTGTTTCAAAACAACATGAAGCGTTGCAACCACATTTATAGAATCTTGTGCACATGGGCTGAGTACCCAACCTTTGTAACAATTTACAGTTTGTTGATTATAAGGCGTTCGAGGGAGTAAATCAACAATTGTTTGGATCTTTTTTACAATAATGTGGGATGGTTTCCTTAAATTTTGAACAATCTCCTTCTTTACCCCCCATGCCTCATATTATCTCTTACTTTGCCAATCTCCATTCTACGACCATCTATGTGTGACTTCATTGTAACAACGACGTGATCATTTTAAATTGTTACTTAGACATCAAAGTAAGTATCATGAAAAAATATAAGTCAATCCATACTTATTATGGGACTGGATAATAAGTACCCTAGTAGTTTTGTATAAGCTTTGATTAAAGTTATCTCCCACTTATATGCATTTTTTCACATCATATCTTATGAGACtcaaagattattattatttcatggTGAAGACAGGTTTAATAAAGTAATATAATGATGTGGTGAGAGAgtcaaataaaatttgatgtatGTGTAAAACTTATTCACATAATAAGTATATGGTTATTAAACTCTCTAAATAAGATCATGTGCTTattaaagtttattaaattATGTTACTACCTTAACTGTAAATATTAATAGGTGATAAAGTAAATGAATGTACTCacaacataaaatcatcaattgtCAAGCTTATAATATCCCATTAGATTGtgatattttcatttgtttcaagtTGAACATAAGCTTGTGAAAGAACAACCACAGATTAAATTCATTAAGTGAGAGAATCATAATCAGCATATTTCATTTGCCATACTTCATCTGATGTACGCATTTTTGAACTGACAATGGTTATTGAACGTATTTTTTTCACACAGATTCCAGTTGAGTGTGTTAGGATAGTTGTTCCGGTAGAGTTTGCTTAAACTtgaaggtaatttttttttttagttgattaAGTAAAGAATAatgaatcaaattaaaaattaagatcTACTTGACTTGGAACATGCCCTAACACGCCCTAAAATCCTCCATATTATTGTGCGGGCTGAGGGTTACACACGAGGTCTGGGGGTCGACCGCAGTCAAGCGGGCCGAAGTCAGCTCCCGAGGGCCAAGGGCTACCCATGTCCGTACCAGTAGGTGCGATTGTCAGGATAACGTTTTTCAGCCAAGTCCTACCTATCCACTATTTATACCTGGACCTTAGCCTTGGGTCATGTATGACACTTCTTACCCTAAACTTACGACCTCTCCTCTTGAACCCGTCACTGACTTGCGCGTTGGAGCGTGTGCAGGTACactaccccccccccccccccctcgtCTCACCAGGGGCTGACGATCAACATCACCAATGCACCAAAGCCATCATCCCACCTCACTTCAGCTCAATTGAACCGGACAGACCAGTGGATCAACCCCAACAGGCAGCGGATCCAAACAGCTCAACCATCCTCTTAGGTCAAATCCGATCAGGCTCCAAAGAATTCAATCATGATCTTGCTCTACTAGTAAGAGAATAATGGAATAGCTTGAGCTTGAAAACATCATCTTCTACACTTGGGATCAGTGGCGGATCTTCTCATGGACAGGTAGGGGCCATGACATCCCCCAAATTTACTATATGTATAGTATTATGCCTATATATACAACAAATTCTTAGTGGTTGTAGTGGGAAGGGGGTGCTTTTTTATGCCAAAGGTCGTGTGTTCGACCCTTCGATAGtgtcatttttatatatttcttatgTATTTCATGACCAATTCTCCATGAGGTAACTTTATAATTTTCCAAGGCAAAAGAGCCCCTGACCAAttcgaaacaaaaataaataggaaCAAAGTTCCAATAAACGGAACCCACGGACCATATTCTTCTCCAATCTGAGTTTTGCTCACGTCTCGGATGAATTCAAGGACATATTCAAAGAAATTCTGACCGGACGTTGGAATAGTTTGCGGATTTCTAACAACTAGAATGGTTGAAATTAATAAGATAGAatcttttatccaaaaaaaaggCTTCCCATGGGGATCAAACCACCAAAGCACTTAACTTCTTTTGTTGTTACTtgaatcattttaatatatattccatataGTTCGGTACCCCAAGAAAATAagtcaagatccgccactgcttgggattttgaaatttttaggTACCTCATTGAATTGCTTCAATGTAGATTAGAATTAACAACAAACTCATccaaataataaattttgagGACTAACTTTTTTAACAAACCCCTTTTTTAAGCATTGCTATTTTGTACGGGAGGAAAAATAACGAAAATCCATGATAGATAGAAACTTGCAGatatagtattttaattttaaaatttaaagttatATAATTTGGCTTTTAGTGGAAATCGTTGGTAgtctaaaattatataattaggtttttttttcatgccaactttttttttttttttaacaaaccaaaatgaaatatattagaTCACAAAGAAGGGTTCATCTCGCAGAAGTTCTACAAAAGAGAACCCACCCATCAAAATACAAAGTTATGTGTCTGATGCCAAAGAGTAACACAACGGAAAAATGACAGAAATAAAGTTACACAATAACACCCATACAAAGTAAAGGATGTCGCCATCCGTCGTTATAACTGAAAGCGAAAGTGGGTATATTTGCCTTTAGccaagaaaaagataaaagtttgaCGTTGTCTGATAAATGATCCAAGTCGTCATTCTTCTAGTTAAAAATcttgttgtttctttcctttcagATAACCCAGACACTAGCGAGCCACCCtgtcaaaataatatataatttggtTTTTTATAGCAATGCTAATTCGTTTGTTTTCATTGGTCCCCTCTCGTATTAAGTACTCTCTTCGTCTTTATATAAGTActcatttgattaaaattttgtctctaaatataatgttcattttgaaattactagatgcactatttttattttttataatataccctaattaatactatagGGTTAAATACGtttttagttcctgtaaaatTACAAGCTTTTAAGtttagttcttaaaaaaaattattcacttttagtccctatttgcattttatagagactattttagaggactaaaagtatccattttttattaaaaaaaaaaaatcaaaatagggATTATTCTTACAAACTACAATATTGTAGAGGACTAAAATtactattaaaattttatagagactaaacttaaaaacacataattttgtagggactaaaaacatatttaacccttaatactaacttgttttgaattataaaaagtcaaatctaatacacatacaaaaaatataaataatttggtaatattaacacgtgaaaagaaaaaggaaaaaaaaaaacaaaagtgagtTTATATATTACGAGATAAGTTACTATAAAATAGAATCACTTGCTTTAAGCTTAAGTTTCTAACCCCACACACCACATGGCAGCAAATTCTATCACGGTACTATGTCATGAGATTTGTCAAAAGTAATTAATGGGAATGCTGTGGCAGATCCCAATTTCATGCAAATCAGTTAATTATCCCTCTGTTACTTGTGCCAACACGAGCAATAATCAGTTAATTACTAGGTGAATTCTTGGATTATGTTAATGATACGACTTTACCATTTTCCTAGGTGAATTCTTGGATCATTCACCCTATATGCATAAAATGACTAGAAATACATGAAGAATTTTATTGGGATCTCCATCATATTATCCTTTCAATTTACCAATAATCGATCTTCTAGATTTCTTCAGCAAAAGCTTATTAATTATTGTGTGAGGATTTGGGTCCTACCACCACAATGGATTGTATGTATGTGAAGGTTAGTTCCTTCTTGTCTTCAAACTCTACTTGATTTGACTAAGACAATCCTTCAACTCAAATACGATAAGTTAACATTTTGTTGGTTTTGAAGTTCTTTTCGTTGAAAATGATGTTATTATCGAAGTCATCGATTCAATTCATGGATTTTCAGTAAATGCTGGTTTATAAGTCTAGTCCCAGAGATCCACAAGTAATACTTGTCACATAAAGATGAACCATACAACTTACCAAATGCCATACCTTGCACTGTGAAAAGagcagtgatatttgaacaattcttttgatacaacttttgagacaatcttattgttctctcttcttattggttaaaaacaatagaaagagaaaaagaaagagagagaataagaagataatgtgagtacgagagagaaaattgtacaaaaaattggttgtacaaatatcatttcttctaTAAAAAGGACTTCAATTGGGTTCCATTTTTctgtttaaaaaaatgtgataaaataAACGAATTTGTAAAACAAGGTGTCTTTTAACCGTTTCTCACATGATAGTGACGGGTTGAATAATTAATTTccagattttgattaaaaattgatttatcaaagttaaataaaactatttatgataaattttcattttttctattcaaattaatttttttggttataaaTTTGTCGACAACCCCTAACAATGATGAATAGTAATCTACAATGTTTATGGCCATTTAAGCCTCTCACCATCAAGAACTCTTTCATAGCTGAAAGAGACAAGATTAGTATTTTACTCTTTGAAGTCAAGTTTAAAACATAATTATCTTTTTTCTGGAAGATCTTGGTCAATaaactttttctcaaaataaaaaatggaaattcgtaaaacaaatataaaacttAAAATGAATAATTATCAATAATCTGTTGCCCTTAActgtgttactttttttttacgaaacccTTAATTGTGTACCtattttattgtatttattGAGTAATATTCGCTTTATATACttgagaaaataaaaggtgCACCAAcaacgtaaaaaaaattacaatccaATGAGTATCTTGTGTTCCACCAAAtcagatattttaaaataagttgtatGACATGGTagattgatgatgatttttcaCACCGTTGATGCATGTCCATTAAACTCTATAAGAACAATAGACATTAATAGATAGTAGATTAATTTTGATAGTTTTAGTGTTTTTCACcgtataatatatgttatttccgATTTTCATTCCTataattttcggtttgatttgcaccctcgtaaattttttatttctaaaaaacacccctaataggccattttcagattttttttttcaagaaattttgatttttgaatggcctattaagggtgttttccgaaaaataaaaattttacgaggtgaaaaccaaaccgaaaattttataggggtgaaaaacactattaatcctttaatttttttttttaagtgcaaAAGGCTCTCCAACATCAAAATGTGTACATGTCACAAGTCACAATGAAATCACATCATAATCCTCAATTTATCATGATCGTGATATAATACAACTAACTTAAGTCGGCAAGATGCCAAGAGGGGTTCACAAAAATATTCTTCATTCAAATCCACATAAATCATTGCTGACGGTGTAAAggaataaaccaaaaaaaaaaacctaacggGATGCTTCTGACTAGTTTTGATTGGTTTCAATTTTAATGTCTTATTCGTGAACATATACCATCAACAAAGAAAGCCAAAAAAGCAAATAAAGCCAACAACTTCAAAATTCGACAAATTATACGATAAGTACTCCAACCGATACACAACTTGCAAGCTCCATCCCAATTCCCAACGGTATGTTAGAGAAATAGTCAGAGTCACGAGGACAAGAGTTTCAATTCATATTCAGATTCTTATTGGTCCTATGCGATTTGAGTGTTGATGATAAGATAGCAATAACATTATTGAACAATTATGATAAAAATATCCAACTAATTTCAAATCAAGAACAAATGCTAAGAAATTTTATAGAGGGAATGATCCAGCAAAATTAAAATGGTAAGTCGTGAAGGATAAAAAAAGTGTGGTAAAAGAGGAAAATATGaccttttaatatatttatatatcatatattagGGAGAGAAGGCAAAAATAATGAGAGGTACCAAGGAATAAAGCTTCCACGAACTGCATGTTCCAAGAAATCGTGTATTCGAATGCCTCCGTGTACAATGCAGTTTGATTTTGATCTGCTCTTCACCCTGTAATGGCAGGGTAACTTCTATACAAGAATGTGATggattatttgcatattttatatataaactaaCCCTGGCTAATTTTCTTAGCATTTTCGAGCATTTTTCGTCATCAAAAGTTTACCCCCCAACCCTTCTTCTAGCAGTCACTATGACTGCCACTCTTCCATACTAAATGCTGTCAGCTTTGTTAAAACTGTGTAACTTAGTATTTGTGGTAGAAAGCCAAGCCAAGTAGAGGACACGAGTACGATTCCATTATTTTCCAAACACTCCACTTAAGCTGTACTACTCAACATATCATCATCCTCTGATGGATCTAAACATTCATCTGGATTGGCATAGAAATAATCCTCTTCTTTTGGCCTATCAGGGATTACCAATCTTTTCGTTGCGCCGCCCATGCGGTCAGCATGAGATTGCTTCACGGCTGAAGAGAATTCTTCCCAGTTCAATGCTCCACTAGTGTATTGATCTATCAATTCAACTAGAAGTTTTCTGTTCAATAAAATGGTCTTCCTGAACCCAAGATATCTGCAGAACAAATAAGGAGGAACAAAATTTGAGTAAAAAATAACTATGCTTATACTTATAAATTATGTCAAACATTTGTATATCTTATCAGCAAAAACAGCCAGGTCATCATTGAGTAGAAGTGGATACAAACAATGATGTAAGAAAAAAGTGTTATAGACTGAAAGTGCACAAAAAGTCTACTCCTAAAGAAATATAAAGAAACAAGTTTACAATTACCATTGGagaagaaacaaattaaaatttgaataattggTTAACTGGAGCAAGAGGGAGTTGGACAGCAAATCATGTAGAGCGgacaaataatattttgtattattagCCAAACTTTACCTGCGATGACCTTCAACTACTTTGGCCATATTTCCATCATATGTAGGAACAAAGATATCACTCTCTAATGAGACAAGATAATCCAATGCTGCCATTTGAGAGGAATGATTTTGGAAGAACTGAAGTTCAGAAGGTTCCAACAGTGTTTCCTTTCTGACCTGTTTCAGAAAATCACAAATGTACAACAGTAAGAAGAAATTAaacattaaacataaaaaagaatCACAATTCCTAGGTTTCCTTATGCCTTAAGTTAGTTACCAATTTTGGATAGTTCTTGGCTAGACTTGCCATTCTTCTACTCCCACCATATATTTCACCGGCTGCAATGTAGATTTGAATGTTTTGATCAATGTCAAAGGCCCTAAGCGCAAGGGCAGTCTCCTCGGGTGTTAACGGACATAAAccatcttttcttttcaaatcagaattaattattttttctttccaccAAGGATAAGCATATCTGCCAGTGTACATGAAATTGGAATTTAGGAAAGACTTACATTAAATTTCCTTTCAACTCCAAGAATGAAAGTTATGGAACAGCTAAACTACAAAGATTACTTACCTCATCCTCGTCAATTCTTCAACTTCGTCACTGTTGCAACCTTGGGTACAGCCCGAAAATGCCAACATGTCCATCTCATACCTCAGATGAAGTACCAAAAATGGGCCATTCTGCCTCAGAAGATTGATAACCTTTCTGCCCAACTCCTCAATCTGAGGAGTAAATCTAAGAGCACTAAAATTGACTCGGCAACGCAGTTTCTGAATCTCTATAGATTGCCCATTATTGGCCAGCCGAGCATCAGTTCGATTCAAATGGACAACTTTATACTTTTGTATCAATGGCAGaatctgaaaataaaaaaacatttatttttgaatttggcAAACcaagaaacttaaaaaaaaaaacataattgagGGCATTGTATGAGAGAAAACCACAGGCAAATTCAAGGTATTGTAGAATAAAGCATTTTAAATTCATGAAACTAATTGGCccaaagattaaaaaaaaaaaactgacctGGTTCTTATAGTAAGACATATCAGACCAACTAATCGGTGGCATGCTGTAAAGAAACCCATTTTCCACTTTTTGCTTGAGTCTAGGAGGCAACTCTTTCAATATCCGCACCTCGTCTCTCAAGGATGTAATAAAATGATCCAAATCAAATATGTCTTGAAACTCACTAATACAAGAGCAATAAACAATCATTTAGAAACCTTCACACCATCCTCACCTCATGGTAGTTAGCTCAAACCAAATATACCCACATGGAATGAAAAACTAACCTGGGATCAGCCCAAAAGGAAGCCTTATCCAATTCAGGGACTATAAGCGTGACATTTAAATATCTTGCAATTGCCACCATATCACATATCTGTACAATTAAATCAGATAATAATCAGTAAATCAAACTAACCGCTGAACTA
Proteins encoded in this window:
- the LOC11411703 gene encoding rhamnogalacturonan I rhamnosyltransferase 1, whose product is MKESLLWGREEKSGSKRGKLIWEGLMMMSNNKVEKLKNTVKNSVPVRSSRMNMWMLRATTTVILWICIVQLTAFGDMWGPRVLKGWPSCFTHESAIIELPSTKPRVLPPKRVYKNNGYLMVSCNGGLNQMRAAICDMVAIARYLNVTLIVPELDKASFWADPSEFQDIFDLDHFITSLRDEVRILKELPPRLKQKVENGFLYSMPPISWSDMSYYKNQILPLIQKYKVVHLNRTDARLANNGQSIEIQKLRCRVNFSALRFTPQIEELGRKVINLLRQNGPFLVLHLRYEMDMLAFSGCTQGCNSDEVEELTRMRYAYPWWKEKIINSDLKRKDGLCPLTPEETALALRAFDIDQNIQIYIAAGEIYGGSRRMASLAKNYPKLVRKETLLEPSELQFFQNHSSQMAALDYLVSLESDIFVPTYDGNMAKVVEGHRRYLGFRKTILLNRKLLVELIDQYTSGALNWEEFSSAVKQSHADRMGGATKRLVIPDRPKEEDYFYANPDECLDPSEDDDMLSSTA